In the Hylaeus volcanicus isolate JK05 chromosome 1, UHH_iyHylVolc1.0_haploid, whole genome shotgun sequence genome, one interval contains:
- the LOC128883506 gene encoding SEC23-interacting protein-like isoform X3: MSDAEVDNFVGKESANSQNSPKLVTPTSTDTEFTPIPLRSENAKSTENQPAKQGYFTSILSSLPNLSLSSIKGDSSGTQTNQGFEHVAGVQNTNPYVPSYDSRDTLKDTPSPVIPNFHDPRRTNFAGSGEVLAGNIANLSTPPQPTLPPTISSPTDGPISYRLGNQRRLKYAPPPDLTTSTSKQYSASPVPSLFTPPSVVTSTIFNPNVPVVSAPSHQLIDNPISTNPSSLQHSTPEQLSQDNSLQVSVRSSPIATGVPCSSTGTPRSVTPQSQTSGFESVPLSGKSGLFVSTSRPIPSKVLEPATPQNTPANVSFSGFDLYANHPDHLTTLNSGKGAAATGNRVATSSNQAVSHILQENTVAPSVEVKANSTFAPISAVQVTEKLEHLLAEQKEDSTNLPAGITTKPDESTTEAQVVETPKDTKSNDTEGKSELVKSDSVTDTITRQVSEPLHPPIVRQGPHTANESIDTSQSHGVSSYIPSFQQYFQTQPSASGTDFFAEKPPTQQKPSLSYSTAEVSVPSTFSDPLKAFAQPASSFFDLSGINSPLSPPQHKENIANAHADLATAPSIKNSQQPPSGTPLLSNLSSAFVPVSQASWDINKTPQAETANVTCSATIQSVPPMLYNPAQFQNDFYKPSSVRHPYISPFAQPAASQAQQYFENLPGSVQVHDTAGGNSNIFLPTSPATTIVPEPTGSATLSPVQMSINPLSGRPSLDTVPRSFQNLATGTTDKRMPYRAVYHHWFYRKEVENKVLWLPFSMQDSLQLEEVHNSSEITPETTVATDGGRYDVDILRRQRSPVYWSGTPTEVRRCSWFFKGPTESKYIPYDESTAAKLEEEYKQACVANSWNRRIDLNNGEYIIFHSATVQIHYLIPSSPELTASWGNTAGSEDSAYLQGAGSRPRVLKRGVDEFHIEDGEPEKVDHLMFLVHGIGSVCDLKFRTVEEVVDEFRSISLQLVQSHYRTASEQRIVNRIEVLPISWHTTLHSEDTGIDKKLKAITLESIPKLRHFTNDTLLDILFYTSPVYCQTIMQTVGSEVNRLYALFKERNPSFDGGIYLGGHSLGSLILFDLLCHQKPLPDDNTDVNNAEASEEQTEADTDPSKTLPGRVLKRRLSKKISYVIGAAGTGQPFIHYPQLNFYPRAFFAFGSPIGMFVTVRGIDMLGEDFLLPTCPAFFNIFHPFDPVAYRIETLINPEACKYRPMLIPHHKGRKRMHLELKETMSRVGADLKQKLLDSVRNTWNSVYQLALFHKPDNSTLEREIDKVVEEQMQQTPTVPDQQSNDDGGADFKVGKLNGGRRIDYVLQEAPFEYINEYIFALTSHVCYWESEDTMLMMLKEIYGSAGIQTDAQLPQQTLSIERATPSPSLMSFASTSTKGDATSSVPVIGMDPTAPISENVVVGPPPKSGFVKKS; this comes from the exons ATGAGTG ATGCTGAAGTGGACAACTTCGTGGGAAAGGAATCAGCAAATTCTCAGAATTCACCTAAACTGGTGACTCCAACCAGTACAGATACCGAATTCACACCTATACCTTTACGTTCCGAAAACGCGAAAAGTACAGAAAATCAGCCCGCGAAGCAAGGCTACTTCACTTCGATTCTTTCGTCTCTCCCAAATTTGTCCTTATCGTCGATTAAGGGCGATTCCTCGGGAACACAAACAAACCAAGGATTTGAACACGTAGCCGGTGTACAGAATACGAATCCTTATGTGCCTTCGTACGATAGTCGTGATACTTTGAAAGATACACCGTCGCCTGTAATCCCTAATTTCCACGATCCTCGACGCACGAATTTTGCGGGATCTGGCGAGGTTCTAGCCGGAAACATTGCGAATTTATCAACTCCACCGCAACCAACCTTGCCGCCTACAATTTCTTCCCCGACCGATG GACCCATTTCGTATCGACTTGGCAACCAAAGACGTCTTAAATACGCACCGCCgcccgatttgacaacgagcACATCCAAACAATATTCAGCTTCGCCTGTTCCATCATTATTTACTCCGCCGAGTGTTGTGACGTCGACTATTTTTAATCCAAACGTACCAGTTGTCTCGGCTCCAAGTCACCAGCTGATCGACAATCCGATTTCCACTAATCCATCGTCGTTGCAACACTCAACGCCGGAGCAATTGTCCCAAGACAATTCTTTGCAAGTGTCAGTCAGATCTAGTCCGATAGCGACAGGAGTTCCTTGTAGCTCAACTGGTACCCCGCGAAGCGTGACGCCTCAAAGTCAGACCTCTGGTTTCGAGAGCGTTCCTCTGTCTGGAAAATCAGGACTCTTTGTGTCAACTTCTCGACCCATTCCTTCCAAAGTTCTGGAACCTGCGACCCCTCAAAACACACCAGCCAATGTCTCATTCTCTGGCTTTGATCTGTATGCGAATCATCCAGACCACTTAACGACGCTTAATTCAGGAAAGGGAGCTGCCGCAACAGGAAACCGAGTTGCCACCTCCTCGAACCAAGCGGTCTCGCacattttacaagaaaatacaGTCGCACCTTCCGTGGAAGTTAAAGCTAATTCGACGTTTGCTCCAATTTCTGCGGTTCAAGTTACGGAAAAATTGGAACACTTGCTCGCTGAACAGAAAGAGGATTCCACGAATTTACCTGCTGGGATAACAACCAAACCTGACGAGAGCACAACAGAGGCTCAAGTTGTCGAAACTCCTAAGGATACAAAGTCAAACGACACCGAAGGAAAGAGCGAATTAGTTAAATCTGACTCAGTAACCGATACGATTACTAGACAAGTTTCCGAACCGTTGCACCCACCGATAGTTCGTCAGGGACCGCATACAGCGAATGAAAGTATTGATACATCGCAAAGTCATGGTGTGTCGTCGTATATACCATCCTTCcaacaatattttcagacACAACCTTCTGCGTCAGGTACCGATTTCTTCGCGGAGAAACCACCGACACAGCAGAAGCCGAGTCTGAGCTATTCCACGGCTGAAGTTTCAGTCCCGAGTACATTTTCTGATCCTTTGAAGGCATTCGCACAGCCTGCTAGTTCGTTTTTCGATTTGTCGGGAATTAACAGCCCACTCTCTCCACCTCAGCACAAAGAAAACATTGCGAATGCGCATGCCGATTTAGCAACAGCTCCTTCGATAAAAAATTCGCAACAGCCACCGTCGGGCACTCCGTTGCTTTCTAATCTCAGTAGTGCTTTTGTACCTGTATCTCAGGCATCGTGGGATATCAATAAAACCCCTCAAGCAGAGACTGCGAATGTAACATGTAGTGCGACGATTCAGTCAGTACCTCCTATGCTTTACAACCCAGCACAATTTCAAAACGATTTCTACAAGCCATCGTCAGTAAGGCATCCGTACATTTCCCCTTTCGCACAACCAGCAGCGAGCCAAGCTCAACAATACTTTGAGAATTTACCTGGATCGGTACAAGTGCACGACACAGCCGGTGGAAACAGTAATATATTCCTGCCCACATCACCCGCGACTACGATCGTACCTGAACCGACGGGTTCGGCTACTCTAAGTCCAGTGCAAATGTCAATTAATCCGTTATCTGGGCGACCAAGCTTAGATACCGTGCCTCgcagttttcaaaatttg GCCACTGGTACCACAGATAAACGCATGCCGTACAGAGCAGTGTACCATCATTGGTTCTATCGGAAGGAGGTGGAAAATAAGGTGCTATGGCTTCCATTTTCCATGCAAGATAGTTTACAGTTAGAAGAGGTGCATAATTCCTCCGAGATTACCCCTGAAACTACAGTCGCCACGGATGGTGGTCGTTACGATGTAGACATTTTACGACGCCAGAGATCCCCCGTTTATTGGAGCGGAACACCAACAGAAGTTAGACGATGCTCTTGGTTCTTTAAAGGACCTACTGAATCGAAATACATCCCTTACGATGAAAGCACTGCCGCGAAACTCGAGGAAGAGTATAAACAAGCTTGTGTCGCGAATAGCTGGAATCGAAGGATTGATCTGAACAATGGAgaatacattattttccataGCGCCACCGTCCAAATTCACTACCTGATTCCCAGTTCCCCAGAATTGACAGCGTCATGGGGCAATACTGCG GGTTCAGAGGACAGTGCATATTTACAGGGTGCTGGTAGTAGGCCACGAGTGCTAAAAAGGGGTGTCGACGAATTTCACATTGAAGATGGCGAACCTGAGAAAGTGGATCATCTTATGTTTCTCGTCCATGGTATAGGAAGCGTCTGCGACTTGAAATTTCGGACCGTGGAGGAAGTTg TTGACGAGTTTCGAAGTATATCACTGCAATTGGTTCAATCGCATTATCGAACTGCCAGCGAACAGAGAATTGTGAACAGGATAGAAGTTCTACCAATTTCTTGGCACACGACCCTTCATTCCGAGGATACTGGAATCGACAAGAAATTAAAAGCCATCACGTTAGAGAGTATACCCAAGTTACGGCATTTCACCAACGACACATTGCTCGACATACTTTTCTACACTAGTCCTGTGTACTGCCAAACCATAATGCAAACAGTTGGAAGTGAGGTGAACAGGCTCTATGCTcttttcaaagaaagaaacccGAGTTTTGATGGAGGAATTTACCTTGGCGGTCATTCGTTGggtagtttaattttattcgatcttCTGTGTCACCAAAAACCATTACCGGATGACAATACGGATGTCAATAATGCTGAAGCTAGCGAAGAACAA aCGGAGGCAGATACTGATCCTTCTAAAACATTACCTGGCCGAGTTTTAAAGAGACGTCttagtaaaaaaataagttatgTGATAGGTGCTGCCGGAACGGGTCAGCCTTTTATACATTATCCGCAACTGAATTTTTACCCACGTGCCTTTTTCGCTTTTGGTAGCCCAATTGGTATGTTTGTAACAGTTCGAGGCATCGATATGCTTGGGGAAGATTTTCTGTTACCAACATGCCCAGCTTTCTTCAATATATTTCACCCATTCGATCCTGTAGCCTATAGAATCGAGACTCTTATTAATCCGGAAGCTTGTAAATATCGACCAATGTTAATTCCTCACCACAAAGGGCGGAAGAGAATGCATTTAG aattaaaagaaacaatgtCACGTGTCGGTGCGGATCTGAAGCAAAAGCTCCTCGATTCTGTTAGAAATACATGGAACTCTGTGTATCAGTTGGCTCTGTTTCATAAGCCAGATAATAGTACACTCGAACGGGAAATTGACAAGGTTGTCGAAGAGCAAATGCAACAAACACCAACCGTGCCGGATCAACAGAGTAACGACGATGGTGGAGCTGACTTTAAAGTAGGAAAGTTAAATGGTGGACGAAGAATAGATTATGTACTCCAGGAAGCACCGTTTGAATACATTAACGAGTACATTTTTGCCTTGACAAGTCACGTCTGTTACTG GGAGTCTGAGGATACTATGCTGATGATGTTAAAAGAGATATATGGTTCAGCGGGCATTCAAACGGACGCTCAACTCCCTCAGCAGACATTGTCGATAGAGCGAGCAACACCGTCTCCATCTTTGATGTCGTTCGCATCGACATCTACTAAAGGTGACGCAACGTCATCCGTACCTGTTATTGGAATGGATCCTACTGCACCTATTTCGGAGAATGTTGTTGTCGGCCCCCCACCAAAGAGTGGATTTGTTAAGAAGTCATGA